A window from Salvia miltiorrhiza cultivar Shanhuang (shh) chromosome 2, IMPLAD_Smil_shh, whole genome shotgun sequence encodes these proteins:
- the LOC131011443 gene encoding PLAT domain-containing protein 3-like yields the protein MSSRRIFFTLALALLAVSPASSSDKCVYSLYVETGSVLKAGTDSKISITLSDSSKDSVWIPNLKEWGLMGRKYDYLERGSVDVFAGLAPCIGAPICRINVTSDGTGSHHGWLCNSVEVTSTGHRKGCSQSIFYVDQWLATDAPPYQLSAVLDGCGDFAARKTVSPFAVRRSVRSVSATAAK from the exons ATGTCGAGCCGCCGCATCTTCTTCACACTCGCCCTCGCCCTTCTCGCTGTTTCGCCTGCATCTTCTTCt GATAAATGTGTTTACTCTCTGTATGTGGAGACGGGATCAGTGCTGAAAGCAGGAACCGATTCGAAAATCAGCATCACACTGAGCGACTCGAGCAAGGACTCGGTTTGGATTCCAAACCTGAAGGAATGGGGTTTAATGGGCCGCAAATACGACTACTTGGAGAGGGGAAGTGTAGATGTATTTGCGGGCCTGGCGCCCTGCATTGGAGCGCCCATTTGCAGGATCAATGTCACCTCCGACGGCACCGGCTCCCACCATGGTTGGCTCTGTAATTCCGTCGAGGTCACCTCCACCGGCCACCGCAAGGGCTGCAGCCAGTCCATTTTCTACGTCGACCAGTGGCTCGCCACCGATGCGCCGCCCTACCAATTATCGGCTGTTCTTGACGGTTGTGGAGATTTTGCCGCCCGGAAAACTGTTTCTCCTTTTGCTGTTAGGAGGTCCGTTCGATCCGTTTCTGCTACTGCTGCAAAGTGA